One genomic region from Bacillus sp. SLBN-46 encodes:
- a CDS encoding ABC transporter ATP-binding protein: MIRRFFSYYRPHKRLFMFDFSSAVVVAILELAFPLAVQWFIDKLLPGGDWQTIVAVSIGLFLLYLLSTFLQFIVNYWGHKLGINIETDMRQELFEHVQKQSFRFFDNTKTGHIMSRITNDLFDLGELAHHGPEDVFIAMMTFIGAFWIMLTINVKLAFVAILVLPFLMILVVVCNLKMNKAWGQMYSSIADVNARVEDSVSGSRVVQSFTNEEFEIARFKKNNKTYRAAKLGGYRVMSFSLSGIYMMTRLITIVVLVYGSWLSFTGQLTYGSLVGFVLYVNVLFKPIDKISAIMELYPKGMAGFKRFIELIDSEPEVKDTKDAVEVDLLKGDIVFNDVSFRYDRHKSVLANIDLEIRAGETVAFVGPSGAGKTTICSLIPRFYDVNSGGITIDGMDIRDMTKKSLRSQIGIVQQDVFLFTGTLRENIAYGKQNATDEEIADAARRAHLEQFIASLPDGYETQIGERGLKLSGGQKQRIAIARMFLKNPPILILDEATSALDTETEMVIQEALMELAQNRTTLIIAHRLATIRNADRIIVVTEDGIAEEGRHDELIEQDGIFANLHRVQFQR; encoded by the coding sequence ATGATTCGTCGTTTTTTTTCTTATTATCGTCCGCATAAGAGACTGTTTATGTTTGACTTTAGTAGTGCGGTTGTCGTAGCCATTTTGGAATTGGCTTTTCCGTTAGCAGTGCAGTGGTTTATTGATAAATTACTGCCTGGAGGGGACTGGCAAACGATTGTGGCAGTTAGTATCGGTCTTTTCCTTCTATATTTATTGAGCACCTTCTTACAATTTATTGTGAATTACTGGGGGCATAAGCTAGGAATTAATATAGAAACAGACATGAGGCAAGAGTTGTTTGAACATGTTCAAAAGCAATCGTTTCGATTCTTTGATAATACGAAAACTGGGCATATTATGAGCAGAATTACGAATGATCTCTTTGATCTTGGTGAACTCGCCCATCATGGACCAGAAGATGTATTTATTGCCATGATGACCTTTATTGGTGCGTTCTGGATTATGTTGACAATCAACGTAAAACTCGCATTTGTTGCTATTTTAGTGCTTCCATTTTTAATGATACTCGTTGTTGTTTGTAATTTGAAAATGAATAAAGCATGGGGGCAAATGTATTCAAGCATAGCGGATGTAAATGCACGAGTAGAGGACAGTGTATCAGGGAGCCGCGTCGTTCAATCATTTACAAATGAAGAATTTGAGATTGCTAGATTTAAAAAGAACAATAAAACCTATCGGGCGGCAAAATTAGGTGGATATCGGGTTATGTCATTTAGCTTATCAGGAATATATATGATGACACGTCTCATAACCATTGTCGTTCTCGTTTATGGGTCATGGTTGAGCTTTACAGGTCAATTGACTTATGGATCCCTGGTTGGGTTTGTTCTATATGTAAATGTTCTATTTAAACCGATTGATAAAATTAGCGCCATTATGGAGCTTTATCCAAAAGGAATGGCTGGATTTAAACGTTTTATTGAATTAATAGATTCAGAACCGGAGGTAAAGGACACAAAAGATGCTGTGGAGGTTGATTTATTAAAAGGAGATATTGTTTTTAATGATGTTTCCTTTCGTTATGATCGACATAAGTCTGTTCTTGCAAATATTGATTTGGAGATTCGAGCAGGTGAAACGGTGGCTTTTGTTGGCCCATCTGGAGCAGGAAAAACAACCATTTGCTCGTTAATTCCCAGGTTTTACGATGTAAATAGCGGCGGAATCACCATTGACGGCATGGATATTCGTGACATGACGAAAAAGTCGTTACGCTCACAAATAGGAATTGTCCAGCAAGATGTGTTTCTATTTACAGGAACTCTCCGTGAAAATATTGCATATGGGAAGCAGAATGCAACGGATGAAGAAATTGCTGATGCCGCACGCCGTGCACATCTTGAGCAGTTCATTGCTTCTTTACCTGACGGTTATGAGACGCAAATTGGTGAAAGAGGTTTGAAACTTTCCGGTGGCCAAAAACAGCGTATTGCCATTGCACGGATGTTTTTAAAGAATCCTCCGATATTAATCTTGGATGAAGCTACCTCTGCGTTAGATACGGAAACGGAAATGGTGATTCAGGAAGCATTGATGGAGCTCGCTCAAAACAGAACTACCCTTATTATTGCCCACAGACTTGCGACCATACGCAACGC
- the qoxA gene encoding cytochrome aa3 quinol oxidase subunit II codes for MFKKNYFVPLIALLPVLLLSGCDTNMLVFEPKGPAARDILDLINWSLIFMLLVVVVVFGLFGYIIWKYRATPENKDYEPPEEHGSTKLEFIWTIIPILIVIALTIPTVKTIYKLEKVPAGYEKKEPIVIHVTSADWKWIFSYPDQGIETVNYVNIPAGTPVEFKLTSAGTMQSFWVPELGGQKYTMNKMETQLYLTADKPGEFLGRNTNFNGQGYAGMEFTVEAKSPKDFEKWVKEVKEKAPKLTENKYFELLKPTHLGRETYIGTHLAWVDHAKMNSKTYTNPELYEVHGVKGKIFKEKETNSESTKDMDGNSNGGEHDGN; via the coding sequence ATGTTTAAAAAGAACTACTTCGTTCCACTAATAGCTTTACTGCCTGTATTGCTTTTAAGCGGCTGCGATACGAATATGCTTGTTTTTGAACCCAAAGGTCCTGCAGCAAGAGATATTCTTGACTTAATCAATTGGTCACTAATCTTCATGCTCCTTGTTGTTGTTGTCGTTTTCGGTTTATTTGGTTATATCATTTGGAAATACCGGGCAACACCTGAAAATAAAGATTACGAGCCACCTGAAGAACATGGCAGTACAAAATTAGAGTTTATTTGGACTATTATTCCTATTTTAATAGTTATTGCTCTAACCATTCCAACAGTAAAAACGATTTATAAGCTTGAAAAAGTTCCTGCAGGCTATGAGAAAAAAGAGCCGATTGTCATTCATGTTACATCTGCCGATTGGAAATGGATTTTCAGTTATCCTGATCAAGGCATTGAAACAGTCAATTACGTAAACATCCCTGCAGGCACACCTGTTGAATTTAAATTAACTTCAGCTGGTACTATGCAATCTTTCTGGGTGCCTGAATTAGGCGGTCAAAAATACACAATGAATAAGATGGAAACTCAATTGTACCTTACTGCTGATAAGCCAGGAGAATTTTTAGGTAGAAATACCAACTTTAACGGACAAGGATACGCTGGTATGGAGTTTACCGTTGAAGCAAAATCACCAAAAGACTTTGAAAAGTGGGTAAAAGAAGTTAAAGAAAAGGCTCCGAAATTAACAGAGAATAAATACTTTGAACTCCTGAAGCCAACACATTTAGGCCGGGAAACATATATCGGTACACATTTAGCTTGGGTTGACCACGCTAAAATGAATTCTAAGACTTATACAAACCCTGAATTGTATGAAGTCCATGGCGTGAAAGGTAAGATTTTTAAAGAAAAAGAAACTAACAGTGAGTCAACGAAAGATATGGATGGAAATTCAAATGGAGGTGAACACGATGGGAATTAA
- a CDS encoding iron-sulfur cluster assembly accessory protein: MKVKINRNAAKALKKMLDQEEAQGKMFRVYVTSIHGDHAHYDLMLDTPTENDIVVQSDKDIDFIVEKNNDYLDNVWIQFFHVPNEEWLITNPSKGVHHHH, encoded by the coding sequence ATGAAGGTCAAAATTAACCGCAATGCAGCAAAAGCATTGAAAAAAATGTTGGATCAAGAGGAAGCACAAGGAAAAATGTTTCGAGTTTATGTGACGAGTATTCATGGAGATCATGCACACTATGACTTGATGCTCGATACTCCAACAGAAAATGATATAGTGGTTCAATCGGATAAGGATATTGATTTTATTGTAGAAAAAAATAATGACTATTTAGATAATGTTTGGATCCAATTCTTCCATGTCCCAAATGAAGAATGGCTGATTACCAATCCATCAAAGGGTGTACACCATCATCATTAA